Proteins from a single region of Juglans microcarpa x Juglans regia isolate MS1-56 chromosome 5S, Jm3101_v1.0, whole genome shotgun sequence:
- the LOC121266968 gene encoding uncharacterized protein LOC121266968 — MPPAAAPRRDRTQALWRVRLGSALRTILACTIVACTTLYGPAPLRNLLTYPAFSYVTTILIVSDATLGDALRGFWHALFATVQVLILSVLSLRIVGPARFTNGLAAVAVAINAFLVAVPESTPLISKRIAFGQIVIVYVGAVVHGAQTGSFMHPVHVASSTALGALASVLAMLFPYPHLAYFVERKTRLLYAENGLERLKNLLDAFFAQNNAAYMLDLIISQAKFLSKTGAKLLQRIQDNKEGVLWERPQRKFLKRSCIDPVEKLQLMEIPIRGMEMALANSTNTDSMMNEELREVLGCLKVQLGQKFEQAKGSVPFDSTTATETMEEHLDKYLWKFQSNPITQEELPILFFLYCAGRLLHGSTNARIPDTEESTDLEKQALMLSFKRTWTILDMLPTSQSLVFAFKCSLSLGFAVLFGLMYDKENGYWSGLTIAISFATGRQPTFAVANARAQGTAMGSVYGILCSYIFQRFEDLRLLPLIPWIVFTSFLMHSRMYGQGGGISAVIGALLILGRKNYGRPSEFAIARLTEACIGLICFLVVEILLNPARAASLAKSELSGSLEALQDWFSNMIPCHSQKNMRGSTSLALREKQNKLKTNVKQLEKFIAEAELEPNFWFLPFHGSCYGKLLASLSKMMDLLTIVAYQIEFLSQVPKIFGVDIKELWESDDLQLFKKKVGSSLKCLKKLTSIKSLAALEKELQKKIVSHDAELGKSANANALRLLCTDEQEVDSILSSILQHLNEETDKIYANECEKQLKSQIVLCLSGLGFCIGSLMRETMEIEREIKELVKWENLLSHVNLNEISCKINILNR, encoded by the exons ATGCCACCGGCAGCAGCTCCGAGAAGGGACCGAACACAAGCGTTGTGGCGTGTGCGCCTTGGCTCGGCGTTAAGGACCATTCTAGCATGCACCATAGTGGCCTGCACGACCCTGTATGGCCCAGCACCCCTTAGGAACTTACTTACATATCCTGCCTTTTCCTACGTAACAACCATCCTAATCGTGTCGGACGCAACTCTCGGGGATGCTCTCCGAGGTTTTTGGCATGCTCTCTTCGCTACTGTTCAGGTTTTGATCCTCTCTGTACTCAGCCTGCGGATAGTCGGACCTGCTCGGTTCACCAACGGGCTAGCGGCGGTGGCTGTGGCCATCAATGCATTTTTGGTGGCAGTGCCCGAGTCGACACCCTTGATCTCTAAGCGGATCGCATTTGGGCAGATTGTGATTGTGTACGTAGGTGCTGTCGTTCATGGCGCACAAACTGGATCTTTCATGCACCCGGTTCATGTCGCATCGAGTACTGCACTTGGAGCCTTGGCTTCCGTCCTGGCGATGCTGTTTCCCTATCCCCACCTAGCCTACTTCGtg GAAAGGAAAACAAGGCTGTTATATGCTGAAAATGGTCTGGAGAGGTTAAAAAACTTGTTGGACGCCTTCTTTGCCCAAAACAACGCAGCTTATATGCTTGACCTGATCATTTCTCAAGCCAAGTTCCTTTCTAAAACAGGAGCCAAGCTACTTCAAAGAATCCAAGACAATAAG GAAGGCGTGTTATGGGAAAGACCTCAGAGGAAATTCTTAAAACGCAGTTGCATTGACCCAGTAGAAAAGTTGCAGCTCATGGAAATTCCTATAAGAGGGATGGAAATGGCCTTAGCAAACAGTACCAACACCGACAGCATGATGAATGAAGAGCTCAGAGAAGTTTTAGGATGTTTGAAAGTACAATTAGGCCAAAAATTCGAGCAAGCAAAGGGCTCTGTCCCCTTTGACTCAACGACAGCTACAGAGACAATGGAAGAACATTTAGACAAGTACCTCTGGAAGTTCCAAAGCAATCCCATAACCCAAGAAGAGTTGCCAATTCTCTTCTTCCTGTACTGTGCGGGACGACTCCTCCATGGCTCGACCAATGCTCGAATCCCTGACACTGAAGAATCCACCGATTTAGAAAAGCAAGCATTAATGCTTAGTTTCAAAAGGACCTGGACAATTCTTGACATGTTACCGACCAGCCAGAGTTTGGTTTTTGCTTTCAAGTGTTCGCTTTCTCTTGGTTTTGCTGTTTTGTTCGGTTTGATGTACGACAAAGAAAACGGATATTGGTCGGGTCTCACGATTGCCATCAGTTTTGCAACAGGAAGACAGCCCACATTTGCTGTTGCAAATGCTCGAGCACAAGGCACAGCTATGGGATCAGTCTATGGAATCCTATGTAGCTATATTTTCCAAAGATTCGAGGATTTAAGGCTCTTACCACTTATACCTTGGATTGTTTTCACCAGTTTTCTAATGCATAGCAGAATGTATGGCCAAGGCGGTGGAATTTCAGCAGTTATAGGGGCATTATTAATCTTAGGTAGGAAAAATTATGGCCGCCCTAGTGAATTTGCCATAGCCAGACTCACAGAGGCATGCATTGGGTTAATTTGTTTCCTCGTTGTAGAGATTCTCTTGAATCCAGCAAGAGCAGCATCTCTGGCAAAATCTGAACTTTCAGGGAGCTTGGAGGCACTTCAAGATTGGTTCAGCAACATGATTCCCTGTCATAGCCAGAAGAACATGCGAGGTTCAACTTCTCTGGCACTTAGAGAGAAGCAGAACAAGCTGAAAACAAATGTCAAGCAATTAGAAAAGTTCATTGCAGAGGCAGAATTGGAGCCTAATTTCTGGTTCTTGCCTTTTCATGGTTCTTGCTATGGTAAGCTCCTTGCATCTTTGTCAAAGATGATGGACCTTCTAACCATCGTGGCCTACCAAATAGAATTCCTCTCACAAGTACCGAAGATCTTTGGAGTTGATATTAAGGAGCTCTGGGAAAGCGATGATCTACAGCTATTCAAGAAAAAGGTTGGGTCTTCATTGAAATGCCTGAAAAAGTTGACTTCAATCAAGTCCCTCGCCGCACTGGAAAAAGAGTTGCAAAAGAAAATCGTGTCTCATGACGCTGAGTTGGGAAAATCAGCAAATGCAAATGCACTGAGGCTGTTGTGTACAGATGAACAAGAGGTTGATAGCATTCTCAGTTCTATCCTTCAACACTTGAATGAAGAAACTGACAAGATTTATGCTAACGAATGTGAGAAGCAGCTTAAGAGCCAAATAGTTCTTTGTCTGAGTGGCCTGGGCTTTTGCATCGGTAGTTTGATGAGAGAGACAATGGAGATcgagagagaaataaaagaacTTGTGAAATGGGAGAATCTCTTGAGCCATGTAAATTTGAACGAAATTTCCtgtaaaatcaatattttgaacAGATAA
- the LOC121266981 gene encoding uncharacterized protein LOC121266981, with amino-acid sequence MQIHRLGIISYIAARYRFQGLLSSWSKLRSSQTIPPDNMFDDQDLGFFANFLGVFIFALVIAYHYVMADPKYEGN; translated from the exons ATGCAGATCCATAGACTAGGTATCATTTCTTATATAGCAGCGAGATACAGATTCCAGGGTCTCCTTTCTTCGTGGTCGAAATTGAGGTCGAGCCAAACAATCCCGCCTGACAAC ATGTTTGATGATCAAGACCTCGGCTTCTTTGCCAATTTTCTTGGCGTCTTCATTTTTGCACTGGTGATAGCATACCATTATGTGATGGCTGACCCAAAATATGAAGGGAACTGA